From the genome of Setaria viridis chromosome 1, Setaria_viridis_v4.0, whole genome shotgun sequence:
TGGCTCATGGCTGCGAGGTAACAGACGTGAAGTGGGCAACCATCAACTGCAGCACTTCGATCTCAACTATCTATATATCTTCGCGATTGCAATAACGCGCGATGCAAGTGCGCAAACTACGAACCGAATGATAATTGTAATTTTCTCCGGATATACAGTTATTAATAAAGATTGATAATTACTATTGCTCTTCGCTTTGTTGATACTAAACTACTTGGTAGTAGTCTATATACGGATGATTATGGGAGTATATATGTTTCATCATGCCTCTTGGGCGAGACACGCCACTATTACATTACAAGACAGCGTCTCTACCTGATGAACTCTCAGAAGTTAACTGATTAGGTAACATTCACTAACTAATCAAGCTCTTAACCAATGATTTTGAACATCGATAAGAATTTCAAAACTTTCGTTCCGGTGAAGGTCAAACTTGGTGCGCGTCATATCATCACAACTCACGAGTCCAATCTTCCGGAGGAAGGACAGAGCAAAGTCGCCCTACGAACACTGCACTACTTGGCTGCCTAGGCTGCCTATATTAGCAGCCCACCGTCACCGAAAGAGACATCGATCGCGAAAGCACGCCGTAATTGGAAGGCGTGTCAAAGCATACGTGAAGGATCGTCGTCACGGAGTACGCTGTTAACGATCCTTCACTGTCAAAAATCGTACGTGCTTGatggtttggactttggagtttggacacCGACCACGAAAAAGCACGCCGGCCGAATCAATTGGAGTAGTAGACTGGAAGAGCACGAGATATGCAATAAGAGAGGGaggttccttttcttttgagaaaaaaaaataagttcaggaggaggggaaaaaatCCTTTTCTTTCTGTACTGGGCCTTCAACCAGCCCAAAGACTCACTTGATGGTCCAGCCCACAAGAGAGATCAGTTGTAGGCTTGTTGACCGTCGTTGTTATTTTCGAGAGCGTCAACGTTTGTAGCAGGATGTCAGCACACGATGCCGTTCGGCGGCGCGGACGGACCCGTACGACGCCATGCCGGCATGCCGCTGTGGAAAGCGGACTGCAGCGCCGCGTACACGGTCGAAGGCAGGCGGGCGATCACCGTGCCGGTGTCCACTTGTCCACCACCTCCCTCCCCGGTCGCGAACGCTGACGCGCCGGCGCGCTCAGGTGCTACCCGCTGACGACGCTGGTGCCCATCAGGATCACGACGCAGTACGTCGGCGCTCAGCGACCACACAGCAACTGCGTCGTGGACCGGGAAGCCCGGCGTCATCGGGAGGTAGGACAAGAACACCCGCCGTAGGAGCCCGGCCGCCATCTGCAACGGATCCGGCCTGGCGTTCTGAACCTCCCGTCCTTCGGCGTCAGCGCCAGCATATGTCGTCGGATCTCGGAGCTGCTCGCGACCGTGGTTGTGGACACGTCGCCATAGATGGTTAGATGCCCAGCCACGCTCACAGCACAACGGCGTAGAACGACGACTCATCACATCAGTATGTTCATCACATTCAGGGGGCCGACGGGGTCAAGGAGGGGATCGGGGCACGTCCGACGCCTGCGATTGCGGTGCGGCGCAAGTGAACAAATTCGAACACAGCCGATGGACGATACGCTTGAAATTGTAACTCGTGCGTGCCCCGATGGTTGCGGGCAAAAATGGAATTGACCCGTTAAACCCGTAAATCTTTCTGACGGAAAAACGTAGATCTCATGCAAATCGACGTCGCGAGGCTGCAGAGTCAAATAAAGTTGATGACATTGGTGGATTAACCACCATGTTATTGACGCAAATGATGAATTACATCGAGTCTAATTTCCTCACCTAAGCAACTGGCCGACGATGGCCCTACAAATTTCCTGACACTCATGCTAGATATCGAAAAGCTAACATTACTCCCTAAACCGATGTGACCCACTATCAAGTATCGATGGAGAAAACCAGACACCTAAGCTCAAACCTCCACGAGCAAGGTGACGACACCCACGACCACGAGCCCTGCTACAACAGACGAAACAACGCTGAGCGCACGCCTAGTCGCGCCGCTGGGCGCCGGCATCGGGCTCGGGCTTGGGGTGGGCGTGGGGGTGGAAGCGGATCCGGAGCCGACGACGAccgacggcgcggcgggcgacgaggcggcgggggtgggcgtGCCGCTGCCCATGGCGGTGGGCGGCATCCCCGGAGCCGCCGCGGGGGCGCCGGTCAGGGAGGAGGGCGCCCTGACGCGCGCGATCATCCGCTGCCCCGCCTCGCAGTGGCCCGGGACGCCGCTGACGAAGTAGAAAGGCCCGGTGCCGTCGAGCCTGAACTTGGTGTCGCCGCTCGTGAACCGGCTCAGCGGCGTCTCCGTGCTGCACTGCTTGTAGTCGTCGTGGCTCACCAGCAGCACCGAGTCGTTGGCGTACTTGAAACCTGCATGCATCAGAGCGATATATCGATCAAACACGCGCATTCCATAGGACAAGTAGAGAAACTAAAGAACAACCAAGCAGTGTGCGTACTCAGGATGTCGCCGACTTGGAAGCGGTTCCTCTTGGCCCAGTGGTTGTACGTCTCGGTGCCGTTGCCCGACGGCACCGCCCACCCCCGCTCGTCGCCGACGTTGAACACCGCCGGaggcagcgccgccaccgacgccgcgAGGAGGGCGCAGGAGATGGCGAACACGGCGAAGCGGAGGCTGGCCATTGACGCTCAGCGGATGGAACAGGGCTACAAGATCGCCGGGGTCGCCTCACTCGATCGGAATGGAGCGCTAGAGAGGAAGTTGATCGAGCCTTTGGATTGGTGTTTCGGCGTGTGAGCCGTGACCAGTGCGGCAGGGTGTTTATATAGACGGTCTCggaagggagcggcggcgctggcgaaaGTTGAGGGCGGAGTGGAGGCTTGCGAAATGCGCATGCCGTTGCCCAGGCGCATGCACCGGCGCTCCGCACGTCCAGGCTTCAGGTGCTCCGGATCTCCGATCTCCAGGCCTATCGGCTAGTAACCGCTGGGCTAAGTTTAAGACCAGTCAAACAGTCAATCAACAATGGCGTTTGAACTTGAACTCTGAAGCAAACGGCACGCCGGTAGCACACAGATGGGCTCGAGCATCTTTTGGGCCTCTTTCACAAGGTAGTTTGGGTTGGGCTGGAAACAAAGGCTTGGGCTTTTAGATTGTTTGCCTAGCGGATTAAGACGGGGCCTACATGATTCGTAATCTCCACCAGGACACGGGTTAACGAAGAAACCGCCAAAGGCTATTTCGGTCAAGTCGCTTGTTTCAGTTGTGAAAGTGTGAAACCAAAACCCTCTCCGAACCCAgcggctgctccggcggcggcggcggcgcgttgaGATGGCCGACGACGCGGTGGGCGAGCaagccgcggtggcggcgggggacggGGCGCAGACTCCTGCGCTGTCGAAGAGCGCGAGGAAGAAGCTGCAGAAGCAGGAGCGCCAGGCTGAGCGGAAGGCGGCCCGGAAGGCGGCGGagaaggagcggcggcgcgccgacgtggagcggcggaggcgcgaGTGGGAGGAggcgctcgccgcggcgccgtcggACGAGGCGCGCGCCGagatggtggcggcgcggcgggagaCGCGGCGCGAGCGGGTGGGCCGGCGGGCGGAGGAGCGCGGGGCTCGCGCGGAGCGGCTCCGGCGCGCGGCCGAGGGCGCGGGACAGAAGGTGGTGCTGGACCTCGAGTTCGCGGACCTTATGCGGCCCAACGAGATCCATAGCCTCACGCAGCAGGTGAAATTGACCTTCTTTTGCTAGTAGATTCTGAACTGAAACGAATTTACTGTTGTGGTTGGGATGACACTAGTTAGTCATTAGTCTGTGTGATTCCTGAAGGAGCGAATATATGAGTAGTTTCTCTGATGTTTTTCGATAATCAGGAATGATCCATTTCGATATATGGACATTATTGAAAGAGCATCTAATTTTGGTAAAAATGTGTAGTTAACAATAATTGAACTGTGGCCGTTTTGCTAAAATCAGATTTGTGGTGTCTGTGTGAAGGCTGTAAACCCACTACAGAATTAGATTTGTTAGAGAAACTACTGCTTCTTTGTCTTACAAAATTAACCTTATAGCAGTTGTAGTATATACTGAATTTGTGGCCGCAACCTGTGATAGTGTTCTTAGAAGAGCTCTTGTTTTGTGTGCAGGGTTCCTGTGTTCCCATTAGCAAATTCTACATTTTGTATTGTAAAAAAATCATGCCTTTAATGTACATTTAAAGTTAAGTAAAGATGCAAAATTCAATTTCAAATTCATCctagatgtcaagaaacaaaaAGTACAAGTAGTCGATCCAGGATGTTCATAATGTGCTAAAGTATCAATGTAATTTTTTAATCTCAACATAAGAGATGAATTTGGCATAGAATTTCTGCATGCTTATCTATATTAGTATTACAAAGTTTCCAACATGTTGGAATAACTCTGTTCTTACTAAAAAGAGACAGCTAGCGCCCATGTTTATTTCTGAAACTTTTTACAGCATGCTTGTGATAATGGATCAGAGGGCACTAGTACCTATGCCTGCATTGCATAGTATTGTAAAATATCTCTGTCAAGCTCCAATGCTCCATATGTTCTGCAAGCATACAATTTAAAAACAATCTGAGAAACAATTTTACCCATTAACTAATGTGTGTTGCAGATTATGTACTGCTATGCAGTGAATGGGAGATCTGCAAACCCAGCTCACCTGTGGTTGACAGGTTGCAGTGGAGAAATGGCGACCCATCTTCAGAGAATTCCTGGGTATGATAAGTGGATCATTGAAAAAGCAGCCAAGCCTTATCTTGAAGCATTTGAAGATCGTAAAGAAAACCTTGTGTATCTTACAGCAGATGCTGAGACTGTGCTTGATGATCTAGACATGTCAAAAATATACATcattggtggcctggtggaTCGAAACAGATGGAAAGGCATAACATTGAAAAAGGCTGCTGAGCAGGGCATTCAATCTGCGAAGCTTCCTATTGGAAACTATTTAAAGTTGTCAAGTTCCCAGGTGAGCATGATGTTTCTGCCTTTTCATAAGAGAAATTGAAGTGTTGGCTTGCCTCACCATATCCTTTGTTGTGTGTACCATGTTATTATATTCTTAACCGTTTTAAGGGAAAATTACCCTAGTTaagtttttctttctgattttcCGAATATTAAGACTTGAATGCAGCACTGAACGAGTGATGAGTTGTTAAGCTACTGCACAAGTTGCTAGGGTAGTTTCATTGAACTATCCACACTTATAGCTATCTTAATTTTTTCTTTATTAGTAATGAAATGGTAGTTTGCATTGGAATATCTTATCTGAATCTGCAACTCTGGATAAGTTTGTACTGAGATCATCCATCTCCTTGTGTGTCAACCACGCAGGTTCTTACAGTTAACCAAGTGTTTGAGATAATGCTAAAGTTTGTGGAAACAAGGGACTGGAAGACGGCATTCTTCCATGTGATTCCACAGAGGAAGCGGGGAGAAGCTGAAGCTGGAGATGATGAGACCAAAGTAAGCTTGGacgataatgatgatgatgctgaagAAGCTGCAAATGGAAATCTTTCTGAGGAGGACCTGAAAAAGGTTATCGATGAAGACGTGGACGACGATGGGGATGAAGAGCTGGAAGACGACGAAACCGATGTTTCCAACAAGAGGCAGTGTGTTAGACGTGAAGACGTGGAGGCTGGGGATCAGGATCACTCCGGTGCTGTAGCAGAGGCGACACCAGCTGGGCTAGACGCTACTACACCGCAGGCTGAGCAGGCCAAGGAATCAAACAACGGTGGCAAGGACGACTGAAGAACAGTGAACCCCACGTTTGTCACTGTTTTGCAGACAGCTTTGTTTTGGTGGTTTTGGGCGTTCTGAAATCCATGTATTTCAAATCAATTATTTCTCTTTGTGTATTTGGACCTGACCATTTTGTAGTAATCATCGTATATTAGTACAACGGGCTCGCAACCTGGCGACCGGCATAGGTAGCCTAATGCTCCGGTCTTTTCAACGTGAAAGCTGGAATGAAATGAAGTGGAATACCTGATGTCTTGCAGTTGTTGAAGTACTGGATGAAAGTACTAGGTGAAAGCGAAACACCTTTTGTTCTCTCAAAAAGATGGAATGAAATGAACTCTGGGATTTGACGCTCAAACGTACGCACGCGCGCACGCTGGTGCGTGCCAAGCGCTCTTTGTACTGCCCACAGTAACAATTACGGGTGAAGTGTTCCGGCATGGCGCTGCGGCGTCTCCGCCTGCATGCATGGCTACAGGGAACGCAGGATATTTCGTCACGCGCGCAGACGCAGGCTGTACGTGCAGCCGTGCAGCAACAAAAATAGACCTGACCTCACGCGGTCGTGCGTAcagtagagagagagagcataGGGAAGGAGCTAGTAGGCAAGTAGCTtgcagagagagaaagagagagtgagagggagaggaggagagagctcACAAAACTAGGCGAGCTGCGGCCTGCAGTTCCCGAAGCGGCAGCGCGCAGGGCATGCACTGGAGCAGGGGAAACGAAACGAAGACCTGCCGATACCATGCATGCAggagcagcagctagcagccaGAACACATACATACGCTAACCCGGCAGAATTGCGCGGAAGCTGCGCACTTACCGGCACTTGTCGCGCGCGCCTCGCACTCGCAGCAGCCAGCCACGCCACTAGAGTGCCTGCAGCCGCGCAAGCCAAGTAGtcaaccggccggccggcggagcGCCGGAGCCCCCCGCCCCGCCACCAACGATATCTGTAGTGTTGCCCGCCGCTACTAGCTACGGGTGGGGGCGTGGTCGATCTGCCCACGAATACGTGCGTACGCCCGCGTTCTCGCTGATCAATCGACGCGTTCCGCGCCATGCACCGCCATGGCTTCTTCGCGCGACGTGTACACTAGCATGGAGTAAATTCGTTCCCAGCACGTCGTACAGTCTCTGTTTTTCGTCTTCCAGGATTGGATCCAGCTACATTGATTATATTGTATATTCGTCCTTGATTACTTGACCTTTCACAACAAAAATGCCTTTTTGCATACGTCTATGAACCACGCAGAACGCGGCTAGCTAGGCAACATCCATAGCACTATAGCACAAACAACGCATGTCCTCAAACGACACCATTGTTCGAACTGTACATTAAACGGCAACTGCGTGAACAGAAGTAGACGACGAAGATACACGAACAGTTAATAAGCTGAAAAAGCGTGCAGGAAATAATCTCATCGACCGTCACCGAACATGATACTACTAGCTGGAGCAAGCATTGGATCGGACTAACAAGAAAAACTAGTAGGGAAGTTGAGAAATTAAGCATGGAAGTACGTAGCAGCGGCACACGTATTAGGAACCGCATGCATGCGTACGTGCAGATAGATAAAGGGCTCGCTGATGATGAGCGAACTGCTAATATGATTGCTACTTGTACGACGCGAACGGGTGCTGGTGCTCGAAGCCGCCGCCCTGCGACGCGctcccgccgctgctgccgctgccgtcgccgccgctcccgccgttgCCGGGCGCGTACGCGGCGCCGGATCCCCCGTAGTACGCGGCCATGGCGTGCTCGCCGCCGTACGCGGGGTCGTACGGGTACGGCAGGTACTGGTGGTGGCCGCCCTGGTGGTGCGGCATGGCGAACCCGTGCCCGTGGCCGTGGTGCGGGGGCACGGCGCCCCCGTACATGGATGCGTGGTGCAGCTGCATGtcgtggtggtgcggcggcaTGGCagcgccgggcgcgcggggcttgagcatcggcggcggcgccatggagtggtggtggtggtcgccgCCGCGCGTTGCACCCGGTGggaggccgccgacgccgcgcgcctCGCCCTCGAACTCGCGGTAGCGGTGGAGGTAGACGCTGAGCGGGTCGACGTAGTCGTCGAAGCCGAGGCGGCTCATGGCCCAGAGCACGTCCTCGGCGGTGATGGTCTTGCGCTGCTCCCGCTGGCACCGCTCGTTGGCCTCCCCCGTGATGAAGCTGATGTACTCGGACACGCACTCCTGGATCGTCTCCTTGGCGTCGTCCGAGATCTTGGCGTGCGGCGGCAGCACGCGCCGCATGATGCGGATCACGTTCGCGATCGGCATCAGCCGGTCCTGCTCgcggatcggcggcggcgcagcctgCTGCTgggcctgcgcgccgccgccgttgttgCTGCCGCCGTTCGCCGCGCCGGCAGGGAGGAAGCCGCTACTGGAGTCCATTGGCTCTCTCTCGCTACCTGAAAGCTAGCTAGGGTTGGCTTGCTCGTCAGCTCGTGATCGAATGGCGTAGTGGCCGGGATCGAGTGGGGACTGCTAGCTGCTTGGCTTGCCTTTGTGGTAGCTACCACTACCAGGGAGTGTGTCGTTCTTGTGATGTGTGAGGATACGTTAAATAGGAGGCTACGAGGTGTTGACCAGGTGGTAGCGAGCACACAGGCTACTCCTCTAGGCATGGAGCTAGAGAGGCACGGCAAGAGGCGATGGCGATGGCATGCATGCACCGTACAGGGAGGCGCCTGTTCATGACAAGTGGCGGAGGATTCTGCGACGAAGCACTGCTCCGCCGTCTGTCTGCGTGCGTGGGCGTGGCCGAGTTGTCACGCGCGAAAGATGGAACGTGAAAATGGATGAATCGGGTAGTACTGTTGTTGCATCGTCGTACGCCATGGTCACGGTCGCAAAAGATACGCATGCATGATTTATTGGTTCAACGTACGTGGTAGTGGTGCCTATGGATTAGATTTGTTAGTGGTATTTCAAGTGTCATTTTGCATTTTCAAATGTTTTCAAACTTTTGAAAACGAGACGTGTATCATGTGGATGGGTGGTTAACGcacgcacgcatgcatgcatggaatgGGTCGTTGCTGTCTTGCTGAAGATTGAAAAGGCCAGCGGCCAACCGAGCGTTTTTGCTGCTTCCCAACACACACATCCAATACCTTTCAATGCTTCTTTTGACTTCCTGCTGCACTGTTTCTACCTCAGTAAAAAACACTACTATGACCCATCTGGTACATGAGCCTAGTACGACTACATGAGCCAGGGTGATGATGTGGCAAATTTGCTTGCGTGTGCACTGAGCTCCCGATCAGGCAGGCCGAGCCTCATCTGCTTCGATAAGGATAAGCAACAATACCTCAAAGATCAGTACTCAACACCACGGCACCCTTAGcgaaaaaagaaaattacaagCACGTCCTGCAGTGTCGCTGTCCTCGCAACCGACAATGCCTCGTAGTGGATCGGAGCTCGCCATCATCATCTCCCAGGCAACAGCAAACAGAAGAGGACGGTCTCCATGACCATCCATCCCCGAGCTCGTATCAGCACaaatcaccaattcaccattgCAGGCTACACAAAACAGAAGCCGCAGTAGGTCCCAAGAGATGGGGAAAATTAGGGTAAAGCACCAATGAAAGAACCTCGACCGGGGCAGCAGCAACACACCAAAACAGTCTTGAATTCTTGATACTGATCCGTTGACAGTTGACACCGCGCCAGAGAGAAACAGAGAGGAGCACCACTGCTCCCAAATCCCACTGGCCCGAAACCGCGGTCTGCCGCATCTCCGAAAGCCATGAAGGCCACCGGATCGGAGCCGGGACGGCCCGGCGTCTCGCCGATGAGAGCGACTGCAATCGTCGAGGCCGCCTCCTGATTCGCCCAATTCACTGTAGCGAAGGGGAAAGAGGTTTCGAGAGGACGTCCTGATTCATTGGCCTACTAGCTCCAGCGGCGTGCGATCGACACAGATGACTACAACAATCACCGGGCCGATTAAGCTGCCCTGCATGATTTTTGGTTGCATTCCCAGGTGGAGGTGGTCAAAGCTAATCACCATTACTAGCTCAGGCAGCACCTTTGCCGGAGCCAGGATCTCAAATTCGGTGGCCTGGCGTAGGATACACCTTCCTGGACCAGCATGCATAGCGCAGAATTACTAGCATGACCTGATGAGGCTTCCCTGGTCGCCGAGACCGAATCGGCAATTGCCAAGGTGCCGCGAACCCCAACGGCGATCAAGGTGTGGCACCCAAAATAAATGCGCAGGACAGCACATCAGCACCGTACCATATCTTTTGGGTAATTTTGCTCCCGGACACCGTTCAATGTTGCTATTTGCTGACGGACACTACTCAAATTCATCTCTAGAACACTCTTCAGTTATGGTTATTTGCTATTAGACATTATGTCTAATATAATAATAATTTTTTGTAGtggtgggagagagagagagtaaaaATGACCAAACTGACCTTGCTAATATCCCTAGCGGACTGCGGACCGCTGCTGCAACATAGCGTGGCCGCGTGCCGCGGCAGTGCCGCGTCGTGCACTCGCCATGCTGCTGCAGCAGTGTGCTCGGCTTCTGGTGCTGACTAAAGTAAAAAGCTAGTCGGCTCCTGACTGCTCTGGTGTTAACTATAGGCCTcaagtagtagtagtactagTTCCTCCTCATCAGGGATAGTTCATGCATGCTTGCTTATAGGAATGAATGGATTTTGTATATTTATGTAAGGATCGTTTATGTACCTAAGTGGATGGATTCGATGATTTCTTCACTTTTTGCATCTCTTTGCATCTCTCTTCTCGTTACAACATGTTACAACCAATCCCAAATGGCCAAACCCATCGACTGAAGTTCCATTCAACGAAAGCTTCCAAGGGCCATTCCAAGCTGCCACCCTGTagaataagggggtgtttgcctagcaaggctaaagtttagtcctgtcacatcgaatgttcggatgctaattaggagaactaaatatgagctaattataaaactaatagcagaacctctaggctaaattgcgagacgaatctattaagcctaattaatccatcattagcgaatggttactgtagcaccacattgtcaaatcatggactaattaggcttaatagattcgtctcgcgatttagcctaggggttgtgtaattagttttgtaattaatctatatttaatactcctaattagtgtcaaacatccaatgtgacagggactaaagtttaacctatgcctcccaaacacccccctaaATCAAGGACGAGATTGAGGGCTGGGGCCGATGCCACGGAGGACGTGACGGCTGTCGTGAAGGATTCGCTCCTCCCGTCGGGCGTCGGCACCTGCAGCCCCAGCCGCGGCAAACTCCAAGGCATGCGGGATGCGCACCAGGCAGGTGGAAGACTGACGTGTGGACCCCACGTTACAAGGGTAAAATTAACTTTTCATatgttttctctctcctccagaGTAGCAAATTATTATTTTAATAGTTATGGTGTCCGAGAGCAAATATCCACCGAAGAGTGTCTATTAGCAAAGACAAATTTGAGTAGTGTCCATCAGTAAAAATCAACATTGAATAGTGTCTCCTAGCAAAATTTCCCCGTATCTTTTCATCTTTCACAGAGCAAATATGCAGCATACAATTATTGCTTAACCCTCCTGACTTTTGTTATTGAAATGATACATTGACTAATTAGTGACAGCAGCTTCTTCCTTTCTCCTTGAGCTGTCTCTTTACAAAGAGAGGTAGGGTAAAGAGTTGTTTCCTTTCCGATGGTTTGGGCTGACCACGTGAGTCGTCGTCAGTTGCTTGGCGTAGAGGGTGTTGATGAAGTCCCATAATCTTGTTCTTGGTTGTTGTTTTCAagtagaggaagaagaagagcttctCCTTGAACCAACGGTGAACTTGAGCTTGGGGACTAGGAAGAGGAGGTCGATGTGTTATGGTGATCTTCTATGGCGTGGTGATGATCTTGGGTATTATTCTTGCATCTCCTTGTGTTCTGTAGTTCTTGGCTTCTTGGGCAAGAGTCAAGAAAGATTGAAAGAGTGGAAGTGGGGTAGTAGAGTACCCTCATGTTGAAGGTGTGGGCTGATGAGTAGGTACTGTGTGGTGACACGCGACGAGCCGGCAACATAtatggttccatgcatatgcaCTCACGGTTGGTCAATGTTGGACTAGGGTTCCCACCACGAACCATGGTCAATGTTGGCTCAAGACTGACATGGTTGGATGAGTTGATCCAGTTGGGGCTGTGGCAGTCTATTGAGTACCAGGCCAACTGACGTGAGCTAAGGCACGGTTTGACTACTCTTCAATAAAAAATAGAGTTTAGCCTTGTAATTACAAGCATCATCTAACTAAGAATGAGTACATGCTTAATGATATATtcatgatgacatggttttgcaCATGATTAGGTTTTGCTTTGTGACATACTCTACCTGACCCATCCTCGTTCCTCCACATATCTTGCTTCATCAAGCACATTGGACCCATCAACCCACTTGCATTCCCCACATCATACTAGCAAGTAGTAACTCTTTTGATGCTGGAGCCAATCATGTTTCCCTGCAGCATTGTCACCACTACATTTTCTATCACTAGCCTCTAGCTCCACCTGCACTCCTCCTCCCTAACTTTCTGCTTTTGCCACAGCCGCCTCTTCCACTACATGGCTATTATTATTTTGCATACTTGCACCATAAAGCGATGACCCTCCTTTTCTCCTTCACAATGGCAGTCATCTCAAGTAGCACCATCACAAGGGTTGTCACCTTCTCAATACTCTCCATGGTATGTTGTATGTCTTTTATAAAGATGGCATGCTAGCCTTCCACTGGTGCCCTCGTCCACGGCAACAAAGGTGAACATGCCCATTGCCTTGATGATGcactagttgttgatcatgcCGCACACACAGTTTGTGAGGTCCATGTCCTTGCACTCATGCTTAATAATATGTGTATTATTATGTCAGGCGCGCGCCCATGTGTCCACTATGCATGAATCGCTCCTGCTGATCGGTGGCGCCAGTACTGGTGTTGGTGTGGCTACTACTATGTTGCCTCCCTCAGTAAAGCACCAATATATTGTGTCTCACACAAACTTGATGAGATCCATATCATTGGCATTTGGAACTCGAGCACGCCGAGCGGTACTACCTTGGCTAGCGGGGTCCAAGCCTACTCCACCCACCCTCCTCCTAGTCGATCAGCACAATGTCAATGTTCATGACTACAAACACTAGGAAACCAACATGAGTGTGCAACACGTATGTGTTCTATCTTGAGTCTTAGCGAGAGGCATATCTTACCATTAGGTTCACTAGCCATTGAGCCTTGATGCCCCTACAAGTCACCTTCGAATTGATGTTGAGGTGTCTTCTAATATGAGCAGCCTAATCACCTTTGTTGTTGTGGGCAATGGACTTGTCTCTATATCCTTTCTGTTGGCTAGATATTTGGCATCTTGAACACAAACGTAAGCCTTTGGTTGGCAACCTCGAGAGTTGACCAAGCCCTGATCTTCCTTGTGCACCCCTTCATGCTCTGTAGCATTGGCCTTGCCATTTGACCGAAAAACCTAGTGCGCAGAGCAACCTACAACTATTCACAATTTGCTTGGCTTACCATGGCTACTGTTAATATGTCCATTTCTTTCTTCTGATCGTGTGCATCTATCTTAACCCCCAGCGGCCCTACTATTTGTTGCCTTCACACTCGAGTGAGTCCCAAATAATGCTCTTCCCATGGAGGCATTGAGGATTGCTCCCTAGATGCAATGCCCTGCCCTAAATCAAATCCAAGACGGGCGCTCCCGGCCTCACCGCCATGCCTCGCTCCACTGGACACTGGTAGGTGCACTCTCCACTCATGGTTGTGAAGCTGCATAGTTCTAGGTTTTGATTTGCTTGCCCATGCGCTACCCATTGCTAGAACACTCTAGCTGCTAGGGTTTTCTAGCTCTATGTTGCAGTGCGAGATCGGGGATAGCAAGATGCGGATAAACTTTTTGTGTGTTTT
Proteins encoded in this window:
- the LOC117864651 gene encoding uncharacterized protein yields the protein MDSSSGFLPAGAANGGSNNGGGAQAQQQAAPPPIREQDRLMPIANVIRIMRRVLPPHAKISDDAKETIQECVSEYISFITGEANERCQREQRKTITAEDVLWAMSRLGFDDYVDPLSVYLHRYREFEGEARGVGGLPPGATRGGDHHHHSMAPPPMLKPRAPGAAMPPHHHDMQLHHASMYGGAVPPHHGHGHGFAMPHHQGGHHQYLPYPYDPAYGGEHAMAAYYGGSGAAYAPGNGGSGGDGSGSSGGSASQGGGFEHQHPFASYK
- the LOC117844923 gene encoding tRNA (guanine(9)-N1)-methyltransferase yields the protein MADDAVGEQAAVAAGDGAQTPALSKSARKKLQKQERQAERKAARKAAEKERRRADVERRRREWEEALAAAPSDEARAEMVAARRETRRERVGRRAEERGARAERLRRAAEGAGQKVVLDLEFADLMRPNEIHSLTQQIMYCYAVNGRSANPAHLWLTGCSGEMATHLQRIPGYDKWIIEKAAKPYLEAFEDRKENLVYLTADAETVLDDLDMSKIYIIGGLVDRNRWKGITLKKAAEQGIQSAKLPIGNYLKLSSSQVLTVNQVFEIMLKFVETRDWKTAFFHVIPQRKRGEAEAGDDETKVSLDDNDDDAEEAANGNLSEEDLKKVIDEDVDDDGDEELEDDETDVSNKRQCVRREDVEAGDQDHSGAVAEATPAGLDATTPQAEQAKESNNGGKDD
- the LOC117838039 gene encoding early nodulin-like protein 6, yielding MASLRFAVFAISCALLAASVAALPPAVFNVGDERGWAVPSGNGTETYNHWAKRNRFQVGDILSFKYANDSVLLVSHDDYKQCSTETPLSRFTSGDTKFRLDGTGPFYFVSGVPGHCEAGQRMIARVRAPSSLTGAPAAAPGMPPTAMGSGTPTPAASSPAAPSVVVGSGSASTPTPTPSPSPMPAPSGATRRALSVVSSVVAGLVVVGVVTLLVEV